A region from the Brachyspira hampsonii genome encodes:
- a CDS encoding cupin domain-containing protein: MYQDFNKTHLQNLGNGLKRRILAYSDNIMTVYMEFDEGAEAETHSHNEHEQITYIIDGEFEFTVNGEEYLCKSGDSLHFAKNMSHGCKCIKKGKLLDTFTPKRDDFLNG, translated from the coding sequence ATGTATCAAGATTTTAATAAAACACATTTACAAAATTTAGGAAATGGACTTAAAAGAAGAATATTAGCATATTCTGATAATATCATGACAGTTTACATGGAATTTGATGAAGGAGCTGAAGCAGAAACTCATTCTCACAATGAACATGAACAAATTACATATATTATAGATGGAGAGTTTGAGTTTACAGTTAATGGCGAAGAATATTTATGCAAATCAGGTGATAGTCTGCATTTTGCTAAAAACATGAGTCATGGATGTAAATGCATTAAGAAAGGAAAACTTTTAGATACTTTTACACCTAAGAGAGATGATTTTTTAAATGGTTAA
- the prmC gene encoding peptide chain release factor N(5)-glutamine methyltransferase — protein MVNLNINQAVINYAKQLEKINDNYKVSYIEAQTIIMHSLNISKIKLISEGLRELTEEEINIIDSFIKRRLNYEPLSYITNKKEFYGFCFYVDNNVLIPRPETEELIDFVLDYTNDKDNISICDIGSGSGNIPITLKKLFLEQNKNIDITAIEISNDAFEVIKKNTLNILGDEKIINIINADALEFIPKNKFDIIVSNAPYVALKDKDSLQKDLEFEPQNALYSGYDGLDFYKSFLSIIDRYLKENGAFFFEIGYDQGEALINICNSLDIKNVLVKKDLSGKDRFLVCYNIKNS, from the coding sequence ATGGTTAATTTAAATATAAATCAAGCAGTAATCAATTATGCTAAACAATTAGAAAAAATTAATGATAATTATAAAGTGTCCTACATTGAGGCACAAACTATTATAATGCATTCTTTAAATATAAGTAAAATAAAATTAATATCCGAAGGGCTTAGAGAATTAACTGAAGAAGAAATAAATATAATAGATAGTTTTATAAAAAGAAGATTAAATTATGAGCCTTTATCATATATTACAAATAAAAAAGAGTTTTATGGTTTTTGTTTTTATGTTGATAATAATGTGCTTATACCGAGACCCGAAACTGAAGAGCTTATCGACTTTGTATTAGATTATACAAATGATAAGGATAATATTTCAATATGCGATATTGGTTCAGGAAGCGGGAATATACCCATAACATTAAAAAAATTATTTTTAGAGCAGAATAAAAACATTGATATTACAGCTATTGAAATAAGTAATGATGCTTTTGAAGTTATAAAGAAAAATACTTTAAATATATTAGGAGATGAAAAAATTATAAATATAATAAATGCAGATGCTTTAGAGTTTATACCTAAAAATAAATTTGATATAATAGTTTCAAATGCTCCTTATGTAGCTTTAAAAGATAAAGATTCACTTCAAAAAGATTTGGAGTTTGAACCTCAAAATGCATTGTATTCCGGATATGATGGGCTTGATTTTTATAAAAGTTTTTTAAGTATTATTGATAGATATTTAAAAGAGAATGGAGCTTTCTTTTTTGAAATAGGATATGATCAGGGAGAGGCATTGATTAATATATGCAATTCTCTTGATATAAAAAATGTATTGGTAAAAAAAGATTTAAGCGGAAAAGACAGATTTCTTGTTTGTTATAATATAAAGAACTCTTAA
- a CDS encoding amidohydrolase, with protein MNKKTLLPIILLILSFIVIGCNGSSKYADTVITGTIYTSETNQKIVNAIAIKDGVYQYVGDEEGVKEFIGDNTEVINLESGMAMPSFFEAHAHTAKGGLLRLYQVQLYSGKSVDDYANNIMDFYEKNKNVTVLRGRGWNNGYVPANGPTKDVLDSITTEIPIVMTSEDGHAVWVNSKAMEVAGVDANTLDVEGGVIERDPVTKEPTGTFREKAADLITKKIPDFGVDEYKNAILSYQDEVLAYGITSVFEPGINTVGPSDNFFIALNELDKNNELKLNFFVGYSLYNTDNYKEKFDKISQLRKDVNGNKFKMTTLKIFADGVIEGKTAYLLDDYASDSGFKGYKLWEQDSLNDVYLNAQELGLQIHVHSIGDAAAKQVIYAFEYLKDSTGETNKRHAITHLQLVSKDDIKRMGELNIVAVTNPYWFFKEDGYYYELEVPYLGEERASKEYPMKDLFDAGCVVSLASDYPVTISPKPLDAIQFASTRMNLEGETESLLGADQIVSVEQMMDSATINGAYQNFAEDTLGSIKLGKKADFIILDQNILEIVPTDITKTKVLKTYADGKLVYQAE; from the coding sequence GTGAACAAAAAAACATTATTACCAATCATTTTACTAATTTTATCTTTTATTGTAATCGGTTGCAATGGCAGCAGTAAATATGCTGATACTGTAATAACCGGTACAATATACACATCTGAAACTAATCAGAAAATAGTAAATGCTATTGCCATTAAAGATGGTGTATATCAATATGTTGGAGATGAAGAAGGAGTAAAAGAGTTTATAGGTGATAATACCGAAGTTATTAATTTAGAAAGCGGTATGGCAATGCCTAGTTTTTTTGAAGCTCATGCTCACACAGCCAAAGGCGGACTTTTAAGATTATATCAGGTACAGTTATATTCTGGTAAATCTGTAGATGATTATGCTAATAATATTATGGATTTCTATGAAAAAAATAAGAATGTAACAGTTTTGAGAGGAAGGGGATGGAATAATGGATATGTTCCAGCAAATGGTCCTACAAAAGATGTTCTTGATAGTATAACAACAGAAATACCTATAGTGATGACTTCGGAAGATGGTCATGCTGTATGGGTTAATTCAAAGGCTATGGAAGTAGCTGGAGTAGATGCTAATACTTTGGATGTTGAAGGCGGAGTAATAGAAAGAGATCCTGTTACTAAAGAACCTACAGGAACATTCAGAGAAAAAGCAGCAGATTTAATTACTAAAAAAATTCCAGATTTTGGAGTAGATGAATACAAAAATGCAATACTATCATATCAAGATGAAGTATTGGCGTATGGAATCACATCTGTTTTTGAACCGGGTATTAATACAGTTGGACCTTCTGATAACTTTTTTATAGCTTTAAATGAACTTGATAAAAATAATGAATTAAAATTAAATTTCTTTGTTGGTTACAGCTTGTATAATACAGATAACTATAAAGAAAAATTTGATAAAATATCTCAGCTTAGAAAAGATGTAAACGGTAATAAATTTAAAATGACAACTTTGAAAATATTTGCAGACGGAGTAATAGAGGGTAAAACAGCTTATTTACTTGATGATTATGCATCAGACAGCGGATTTAAAGGTTATAAACTTTGGGAGCAAGATTCTTTAAATGATGTATATCTTAATGCTCAAGAGTTAGGTCTTCAAATACATGTTCATTCTATAGGAGATGCAGCTGCAAAACAAGTTATATATGCATTTGAGTATTTAAAAGATAGCACAGGAGAAACTAATAAAAGACATGCTATAACTCATTTACAGTTAGTCAGTAAAGATGATATAAAAAGAATGGGAGAATTAAATATAGTTGCTGTTACAAATCCTTATTGGTTTTTTAAAGAAGATGGATATTATTATGAATTGGAAGTTCCTTATTTAGGAGAAGAAAGAGCTAGTAAAGAATATCCTATGAAAGACTTATTTGATGCTGGCTGTGTAGTATCACTTGCAAGCGATTATCCGGTAACAATATCTCCAAAACCTTTAGATGCAATACAGTTTGCTTCTACAAGAATGAATTTAGAAGGCGAGACTGAATCATTGCTTGGGGCAGATCAAATAGTAAGTGTTGAGCAAATGATGGACTCTGCAACAATAAATGGTGCTTATCAGAATTTTGCTGAAGATACTTTAGGTTCTATAAAACTAGGAAAGAAAGCAGATTTTATAATATTGGATCAAAATATACTTGAGATAGTTCCTACAGATATTACTAAGACTAAGGTGTTAAAAACTTATGCAGATGGAAAATTAGTTTATCAGGCAGAATAA
- a CDS encoding HAD-IIB family hydrolase, with the protein MKLFFSDYDMTIYIYEKIDESVFDAVKKWREAGNIFTIATGRNKFSIFEHIERHGLEFDYLIANNGALVFNNKKEMIFKDAFDDEVSYKVIRFLHEKFAGTVEIVNDNYLISVKSKDGNDILPFRVDKKIDIEKIETVKNIIQINKMTPNAETTEITANIINKEFNEVTAYANIRTIDIVKNTVNKANGVNFVYRLLNKNNNIEKIITAGDSNNDIEMIKEYDGYAQINANKGIKSITNKYFNFISDIIYKEL; encoded by the coding sequence ATGAAATTGTTTTTTAGCGATTATGATATGACTATTTATATTTATGAAAAAATTGATGAAAGTGTTTTTGATGCTGTAAAAAAATGGAGAGAAGCTGGAAACATATTTACTATTGCAACAGGAAGAAATAAATTTTCTATATTTGAACATATTGAAAGGCATGGATTAGAATTCGATTATTTGATAGCCAATAACGGAGCTTTAGTATTCAATAATAAAAAAGAAATGATATTTAAAGATGCTTTTGATGATGAAGTGTCATATAAGGTAATAAGATTTCTGCATGAAAAATTCGCAGGTACAGTAGAAATAGTAAATGATAATTATTTAATATCTGTAAAATCAAAAGATGGAAATGATATACTTCCTTTCAGAGTTGATAAAAAGATTGATATAGAAAAAATAGAAACTGTCAAAAATATTATACAAATAAATAAAATGACTCCTAATGCTGAAACTACTGAAATTACAGCAAATATTATTAATAAAGAATTTAACGAAGTAACAGCTTATGCTAATATTAGAACTATTGATATAGTAAAGAATACAGTTAATAAAGCGAATGGAGTTAATTTTGTATATAGACTATTAAATAAAAATAATAATATAGAAAAAATAATAACTGCAGGCGATTCCAACAACGATATAGAAATGATAAAAGAATATGATGGTTATGCTCAGATTAATGCTAATAAAGGAATAAAATCTATAACAAATAAATATTTTAATTTTATTTCTGATATTATTTATAAAGAGTTATAA
- a CDS encoding S66 peptidase family protein: protein MIKPKKLEKGNTIGIITPSSACPKDKLYEGIEYLESRGYKIKLSKHVFDNYNGYGGNDEARAEDLNNFFKDDKVDAIICSRGGYGAVRILDKLNYDVIKSNNKIFAGYSDITSFHLAFYEKTKLITFHAPMVSIDMIKGKSFDEASLNNMFDVLESKEKIIYKNPDGSEFESISYGNDGKAEGILIGGNFIVMMSSFGTEYFPKLNKDYILYIEEVDEKPYKIDRIISTIFNSKEIGKSIKGIVVGDFENCDLLEGEKETGFITTKETIIERFSNLNIPVLTNVKCGHGKTKLTIAHGAMVKIDAENKSFETLENVLI from the coding sequence ATGATAAAGCCCAAAAAATTAGAAAAAGGAAATACTATAGGAATAATAACACCATCAAGTGCATGTCCGAAAGATAAACTGTATGAAGGAATAGAATATTTAGAAAGCAGAGGATACAAGATAAAATTATCAAAACATGTATTTGATAATTATAATGGATACGGCGGAAATGATGAGGCAAGGGCTGAAGATTTAAATAATTTCTTTAAAGACGATAAAGTTGATGCAATAATATGTTCAAGAGGCGGCTACGGTGCAGTTAGAATACTCGATAAATTAAATTACGATGTTATAAAAAGTAATAATAAAATATTTGCAGGCTACAGTGATATAACTTCTTTTCATTTGGCTTTTTATGAAAAAACAAAACTCATTACTTTTCATGCGCCAATGGTAAGCATAGATATGATAAAAGGAAAATCATTTGATGAAGCCTCATTGAATAATATGTTTGATGTTTTAGAAAGTAAAGAAAAAATAATTTATAAAAATCCTGACGGCTCAGAGTTTGAAAGCATATCCTATGGAAATGATGGAAAAGCAGAAGGAATATTAATAGGAGGAAACTTCATTGTAATGATGTCTAGTTTCGGCACAGAGTATTTTCCGAAATTAAATAAAGATTATATTTTATATATAGAAGAAGTAGATGAAAAACCTTATAAGATTGATAGGATTATCTCTACTATATTTAATTCAAAAGAAATAGGCAAATCTATAAAAGGAATTGTAGTTGGGGATTTTGAAAACTGCGATTTGCTTGAAGGAGAAAAAGAAACAGGATTTATAACTACCAAAGAAACCATAATAGAAAGATTCAGCAATTTAAATATACCTGTACTTACAAATGTAAAATGCGGACATGGCAAAACTAAACTCACTATTGCACATGGTGCTATGGTAAAAATTGATGCTGAAAATAAAAGTTTTGAAACATTAGAAAATGTGTTGATTTAA
- a CDS encoding secondary thiamine-phosphate synthase enzyme YjbQ — protein MKSYRKVLEINYPKRRGYINITPEVQKCLNESGIKEGLVLCNAMNITASVFINDDESGLHQDFEVWLEKLAPEKPHSQYNHNGYEDNADAHMKRQLMGREVVVAITDGKLDFGTWEQIFYGEYDGKRVKRVLIKIIGE, from the coding sequence ATGAAATCTTACAGAAAAGTTTTAGAAATAAATTATCCAAAAAGAAGAGGATACATAAATATTACCCCAGAAGTTCAGAAATGCCTAAATGAAAGCGGTATTAAAGAAGGACTTGTTTTATGCAATGCTATGAATATAACAGCAAGCGTATTTATAAATGATGATGAAAGCGGACTTCATCAGGATTTTGAAGTATGGCTAGAAAAATTAGCTCCGGAAAAACCTCATAGTCAATATAATCATAATGGATATGAAGATAATGCAGATGCTCATATGAAAAGACAATTAATGGGAAGAGAAGTTGTAGTGGCTATTACAGACGGCAAACTTGATTTCGGAACTTGGGAGCAGATTTTCTACGGAGAATATGACGGAAAAAGAGTGAAAAGAGTATTGATAAAAATTATAGGAGAATAA
- a CDS encoding restriction endonuclease, producing MDKFGFDIIGVQCKCYKENSKVNDTEITKFAHGLKNVNGINRGIFITASDYTTQAKKVVEELKDVKIILINGYRLSKYMREYEVGVKVLETRNIYDVII from the coding sequence ATGGATAAATTCGGTTTTGACATTATAGGTGTACAATGCAAATGCTATAAAGAAAATAGTAAAGTTAATGATACTGAAATAACAAAATTCGCTCATGGGCTTAAAAATGTTAATGGCATAAACAGAGGAATTTTTATAACTGCTTCAGATTATACTACTCAGGCTAAGAAGGTTGTAGAAGAATTAAAAGATGTAAAAATAATTCTGATAAACGGATACAGACTTTCTAAATATATGCGTGAATATGAAGTTGGAGTAAAAGTTCTTGAAACTAGAAATATTTACGATGTGATAATATGA
- a CDS encoding DUF2314 domain-containing protein: MIKYYLENAFELNKEYPDTFKIPSKEEINSLKPDDYVKLIFTEENAVPERMWVKITNINGDNFTGILDNDPYCLKSVKCGDKIVFKTENIIDINLNF, from the coding sequence ATGATTAAATACTATTTAGAAAATGCATTTGAATTAAATAAAGAGTATCCGGACACTTTTAAAATTCCTTCTAAAGAAGAAATTAATTCTTTAAAACCTGATGATTATGTTAAATTAATTTTCACTGAAGAAAATGCTGTACCTGAGAGAATGTGGGTAAAAATTACAAATATAAATGGTGATAATTTTACAGGTATATTAGACAATGATCCTTATTGTTTGAAAAGTGTAAAATGCGGCGATAAGATAGTTTTTAAAACTGAAAATATAATTGATATAAACTTAAATTTTTAA
- a CDS encoding TIGR03960 family B12-binding radical SAM protein encodes MSENLKNEILELVKSDDIIKPTRYLGGEINAIIKPNMPFKFVMCFADMYEIAISNLGLSILYEVINSIEYASCERVYAVAEDFEKLLREKNIPLYTLETFSRVKDADVLGFTLQYELIYTNILQVLELSQIPIHRYDRGEDVPIIAAGGPSVFNPFPLADFIDVFLFGEFDIEMKNFVDIIYNLKKNGAKRDDILKELSKLEYAYVPKYPRENVKRIFVENINDMPYVKKPLVPLVEGIQNRISVEIARGCTHSCRFCLAGITYRPVRNRTIEKIVDISMESLEATGASTLNLFSLSADDYPHIADLIEYLQTLGEHKGFSLSLPSLRIDSFDKDTANRIAQFRKTGLTFALEVGSHELREKINKEMDEEAIYNILADVQKMGWKIVKIYFMIGFTDNPDKEADEIIEALEKMIKVSKNKVKINAAINVFIPKPHTPLENNNQLTDEEAITYIGKVRDHFRGTKVAIKYHPPRMAEIEGIISRGDEKIGDIIYKAYKKGVRFDAWVEHFNYDAWKEVIEESGYTIKELLSRKINMPWKCIYTLVSQKFFDKEYERFQNGKFTDYCFTGNCQNCGIDYKKYCHKYKKEVLNTNFTQMVEELKTLKKRDIFAVNYKVFMKFKKEGISSLLGMHDLSRVMICALKIAGASISLSKGFHPLEKVVFTPPTPFACESEAEYMEVSLTDLVDIELLKNKINNLLSHIGIEIMSAISTPTNAKNIQSLPKNTVYKIITSDDKKAFDILLNKEDLKSSEERKGDYLIINKDNDLLITLLESSEKAIRIRDIKSYLSKNDINIKNIRKLELV; translated from the coding sequence ATGAGCGAAAATTTAAAAAATGAAATATTAGAACTTGTAAAAAGCGATGATATAATAAAACCAACTAGATATTTAGGCGGTGAGATAAATGCTATAATAAAACCAAATATGCCTTTTAAATTTGTTATGTGCTTTGCGGATATGTATGAAATAGCAATAAGTAATTTAGGACTTTCTATACTTTATGAGGTTATCAATTCTATTGAGTATGCATCATGTGAGAGAGTATATGCTGTTGCTGAAGACTTTGAAAAACTTTTAAGAGAGAAAAATATACCTCTTTATACTTTGGAGACTTTCAGCAGAGTAAAAGACGCTGATGTTTTGGGATTTACTTTGCAGTATGAGCTTATATATACAAATATACTTCAGGTACTTGAACTAAGCCAAATACCTATACACAGATATGATAGAGGAGAAGATGTACCTATAATAGCGGCAGGAGGACCTAGTGTATTTAATCCTTTTCCTTTGGCTGATTTTATTGATGTGTTTTTATTCGGCGAGTTTGATATTGAGATGAAGAACTTTGTTGATATAATTTATAATCTCAAAAAAAACGGTGCTAAAAGAGATGATATATTAAAAGAGCTTTCAAAACTTGAGTATGCCTATGTTCCTAAATACCCAAGAGAGAATGTTAAAAGAATATTTGTTGAAAACATTAATGATATGCCTTATGTTAAAAAGCCTTTAGTTCCTCTTGTAGAGGGCATACAAAACAGAATATCCGTTGAAATAGCTAGAGGCTGTACTCATAGCTGCAGATTCTGTTTAGCAGGAATTACTTATAGACCTGTGAGAAACCGCACTATAGAAAAAATTGTAGATATATCTATGGAATCATTAGAAGCCACAGGAGCTAGTACACTTAATTTATTTTCGCTTTCTGCTGATGATTATCCTCATATTGCTGATTTGATAGAATATCTTCAGACACTTGGAGAGCATAAGGGATTTTCTTTGTCGCTTCCTTCTCTTAGAATAGATTCATTTGATAAAGACACTGCAAATAGAATAGCACAGTTTAGAAAAACTGGACTTACATTTGCATTAGAAGTAGGAAGCCATGAATTAAGAGAAAAGATTAATAAAGAAATGGATGAAGAGGCCATATACAATATACTTGCTGATGTTCAGAAAATGGGCTGGAAGATAGTAAAGATATATTTTATGATAGGCTTTACTGATAATCCAGACAAAGAAGCCGATGAGATAATAGAAGCACTTGAAAAGATGATTAAAGTGTCAAAAAACAAAGTAAAAATCAATGCAGCTATTAATGTATTTATACCAAAGCCTCATACGCCTTTAGAAAATAATAATCAGCTTACTGATGAAGAAGCTATTACTTATATAGGAAAGGTGAGAGATCATTTTAGAGGTACAAAGGTTGCTATAAAATATCACCCTCCAAGAATGGCAGAAATTGAAGGAATAATATCAAGAGGCGATGAAAAAATAGGTGATATTATTTACAAAGCATATAAAAAAGGTGTAAGATTTGATGCTTGGGTAGAACATTTTAATTATGATGCTTGGAAAGAAGTAATAGAAGAAAGCGGATATACTATAAAAGAATTATTAAGCAGAAAAATAAATATGCCTTGGAAATGTATTTATACTCTTGTAAGTCAGAAGTTTTTTGATAAAGAATATGAGAGATTTCAAAATGGTAAGTTTACAGACTACTGCTTTACAGGTAATTGTCAAAACTGCGGCATAGACTATAAAAAATACTGCCACAAATATAAAAAAGAAGTTTTAAATACAAACTTCACTCAAATGGTTGAAGAATTAAAAACATTAAAAAAACGAGATATATTTGCTGTAAATTATAAAGTATTTATGAAGTTCAAAAAAGAGGGTATATCTTCATTATTAGGAATGCATGATTTATCTCGTGTGATGATATGTGCTTTAAAAATAGCAGGTGCTAGCATATCATTAAGCAAAGGTTTTCACCCATTAGAAAAAGTGGTATTCACTCCGCCAACTCCTTTTGCATGTGAGAGTGAGGCAGAGTATATGGAAGTGAGTTTAACTGATTTAGTAGATATAGAGTTATTAAAAAACAAAATTAATAATCTGCTTTCTCATATAGGCATAGAAATAATGAGTGCCATTTCTACTCCTACAAATGCTAAAAATATACAGTCTCTTCCAAAGAATACAGTTTATAAAATTATAACAAGCGATGATAAAAAGGCTTTTGATATACTTTTAAACAAAGAAGATTTGAAATCAAGCGAAGAGAGAAAAGGCGATTATTTAATTATAAATAAAGATAATGATTTGCTTATAACACTTTTAGAGAGCAGCGAAAAAGCTATAAGGATACGTGACATAAAAAGCTATCTTTCAAAAAATGATATTAATATAAAAAATATTAGAAAATTAGAACTTGTATAG